Proteins from one Mycoplasma sp. Pen4 genomic window:
- the ybeY gene encoding rRNA maturation RNase YbeY yields MKNNIELNIKNRIKKAIIFEDEMMQILKNFCKYFKIKKDIILDVNIVSKNKIRELNYIHRGKDYVTDILSFDFRDDELYDKLPFYHLGELVICWDKVERQAKEFGHSVRREFCYLFTHGLVHLKGYDHEIEEERIAMNKMVDDIFNPLKITREKE; encoded by the coding sequence ATGAAAAATAATATTGAATTAAATATCAAAAACCGTATTAAAAAAGCAATTATCTTTGAAGATGAAATGATGCAAATTTTAAAGAACTTTTGTAAGTACTTTAAAATCAAAAAAGACATTATTCTAGATGTTAACATTGTTTCAAAAAACAAAATTAGAGAATTAAACTATATTCACCGTGGTAAGGATTATGTAACAGATATTCTTTCGTTCGATTTTAGAGATGATGAATTATATGATAAGTTACCATTCTACCATTTAGGTGAATTAGTAATTTGTTGAGATAAAGTAGAAAGACAAGCTAAAGAATTTGGCCACTCAGTTCGTAGAGAGTTTTGCTACTTATTCACTCATGGTTTAGTTCACCTTAAAGGATATGATCATGAAATCGAAGAAGAAAGAATTGCTATGAATAAGATGGTTGATGATATTTTTAATCCATTAAAAATTACTAGAGAAAAGGAATAA
- the cdd gene encoding cytidine deaminase: MTKIDMTKVEKLRELLTKAYAPYSNFPVAAIAIDYDGKEYYGVNVENAAYPSGLCAERSAMFGSVAYGGHVGKFKEIHIISGKNEVISPCAGCRQVMTEFMPSDAKVYQYSNDGEQVRINTVDEICPYAIRVEEITIK, translated from the coding sequence ATGACAAAAATCGATATGACAAAAGTAGAAAAATTAAGAGAGTTATTAACAAAAGCTTATGCTCCATATTCTAACTTCCCAGTTGCGGCTATTGCAATTGACTATGATGGAAAAGAATACTACGGAGTTAACGTAGAAAATGCTGCATACCCATCAGGACTTTGTGCAGAACGTTCAGCAATGTTTGGATCAGTTGCATACGGTGGGCATGTAGGTAAATTTAAAGAAATTCACATTATTAGTGGTAAAAACGAAGTTATTAGTCCTTGTGCTGGATGTAGACAAGTTATGACAGAATTCATGCCATCAGATGCAAAAGTATACCAATACAGCAATGACGGTGAACAAGTTAGAATCAACACAGTAGATGAAATTTGTCCATATGCAATTCGTGTTGAAGAAATTACAATTAAATAA
- the era gene encoding GTPase Era, which yields MKICFASIVGRPNVGKSSLLNAIIGYNVAIVTDTAQTTRDQITGIYTDDDFQIIFTDTPGIHKPLNKLGEALNKNAYDATKDVDVLLFLTPADEKIAKGDEMILEKIAHAKNKIAVITKLDKIRSQPELLTQKIAELQKHNFTNIMGTSVNDPRSIRDLLDEIEKFAYEGEAQYDPDYLTDKSMRFIAKEIIRESAINNLYEELPHSIAVEVTEFNEEEDHLTIDAIIYVKKESQKGMVIGKGGTKIKRIGSTARSKISFQFDIPTTLNLKVKVANKWIDDNDALVKFGYSSK from the coding sequence ATGAAAATTTGTTTTGCAAGTATAGTTGGTAGACCTAATGTTGGTAAAAGTAGTTTATTAAATGCAATTATTGGTTACAATGTTGCAATTGTTACTGATACCGCTCAAACTACTAGAGATCAAATTACAGGTATTTATACTGATGATGATTTCCAAATTATCTTTACTGATACTCCAGGGATCCATAAACCATTAAATAAACTTGGTGAAGCCTTAAATAAAAATGCCTATGATGCTACTAAAGATGTTGATGTTTTATTATTTTTAACACCAGCAGATGAAAAAATAGCAAAAGGTGATGAAATGATTTTAGAAAAAATAGCACATGCAAAAAATAAAATCGCTGTCATTACTAAATTAGACAAAATCAGATCACAACCAGAGTTATTAACTCAAAAAATTGCTGAGTTACAAAAACACAATTTTACCAACATCATGGGAACATCAGTGAATGATCCGCGTTCAATTCGTGATTTACTTGATGAAATTGAAAAATTCGCATATGAAGGTGAAGCGCAATATGACCCTGATTATTTAACCGATAAATCAATGCGTTTTATCGCTAAAGAGATTATTCGTGAAAGTGCAATTAATAATCTTTATGAAGAATTGCCTCACTCAATCGCTGTTGAAGTGACTGAGTTTAATGAAGAAGAAGATCATTTAACAATCGATGCAATTATTTATGTTAAAAAAGAATCACAAAAAGGTATGGTTATTGGTAAAGGTGGAACCAAAATCAAAAGAATTGGTTCAACAGCACGTTCAAAAATTTCATTCCAATTCGATATTCCAACAACTCTTAATTTAAAAGTTAAAGTTGCTAATAAATGAATTGATGATAACGATGCATTAGTAAAATTCGGTTATTCATCAAAATAA
- a CDS encoding heat-inducible transcriptional repressor HrcA produces MKTVANEQDLNIKCKPVLKYTVQAYIETGEPVSSSLLLSKYAATNPEINFSSAKIRYLMNELEDEGYLAKSAHTSGRIPTLKGLNYYAKYLLNKSNNSIESRLEAILANKNVQIDTTVDQAAQIIADMTGFTMITSHAEADTLLLKSIELVELDKNKAAIVMVVSNGEVFSKVMDITNEKYKMKDVRIAIKIFKERLVDSLLSEINDKLEILKDILAQSVKQYQELINAFVKNIFVNIANRTKSKNNIYGKNNIILSPNIDRESLNKMIDLIENHSVWESIEADIDEDEKIKIHIDQTGSYMSKKIQIGNNPSSVTEISVVGATKSDYDAMHSAIKILDKFLNRK; encoded by the coding sequence ATGAAAACAGTAGCAAATGAACAAGATTTAAACATCAAATGCAAACCAGTTTTAAAATATACAGTCCAAGCATATATTGAAACTGGTGAACCAGTAAGTAGTAGTTTATTACTTTCAAAATACGCTGCCACAAATCCAGAAATTAACTTTTCAAGTGCTAAAATAAGGTATTTAATGAATGAACTTGAAGATGAAGGTTACTTAGCTAAATCAGCACATACAAGTGGTCGTATACCAACTCTTAAAGGTTTAAACTATTATGCAAAATATTTATTAAACAAATCGAACAATAGTATTGAATCTAGGCTTGAAGCAATTTTAGCAAATAAGAATGTCCAAATTGATACAACAGTTGATCAAGCGGCACAAATTATTGCTGATATGACAGGTTTCACAATGATTACTTCACATGCTGAAGCTGATACTTTATTATTAAAAAGTATTGAACTTGTTGAATTAGATAAAAATAAAGCAGCAATTGTAATGGTTGTTTCAAATGGTGAAGTTTTTTCAAAGGTTATGGACATCACAAATGAAAAATACAAAATGAAGGACGTTAGAATTGCGATTAAAATCTTTAAAGAACGCCTTGTTGATTCTTTATTAAGTGAAATTAATGACAAGTTAGAAATTCTTAAAGATATTCTTGCACAATCTGTGAAACAATACCAAGAATTAATCAATGCATTTGTTAAAAATATTTTTGTAAACATTGCAAATAGAACTAAGAGTAAAAACAATATATATGGAAAAAACAATATTATCTTAAGTCCAAATATTGATCGTGAAAGTTTAAACAAAATGATTGATCTTATTGAAAACCATTCAGTTTGAGAATCAATTGAAGCAGATATTGATGAAGATGAAAAAATTAAAATACATATTGATCAAACTGGTTCATATATGTCTAAAAAAATCCAAATTGGAAATAATCCAAGTTCAGTTACTGAAATTTCAGTTGTTGGTGCAACAAAATCAGATTACGATGCAATGCACTCAGCTATCAAAATATTAGATAAGTTTTTAAATCGTAAATAA
- the grpE gene encoding nucleotide exchange factor GrpE codes for MTKNKLYNNDVLKGDFTLYVEDQLVPEYSKFFEITIGKNEYLPDVDEFLINRKVKDSLEVKLTFNKHYAIQEFAGKTAKIEIKNIEIIKDTASNNDELEQLKSQLAQAQLELINKDKRIVELEMQYKRAEWTFKEKATELTTKAKEQVEAKQNELVEKMNQEKAQIKKYALQKFLEDFIEPFNNFQLANQAGINSDDAKVKNYCLGFSMIARQFIMLLEQHNASLIEPQVGAEFNPEQEEVIDFVQDETKANNTIVRLVRYGLKIEDRLVKPASVVVVKNN; via the coding sequence ATGACAAAAAACAAACTATATAATAACGATGTTTTAAAAGGTGATTTCACTTTATATGTTGAAGATCAATTAGTACCAGAATACAGTAAATTTTTCGAAATAACAATTGGTAAAAATGAATATTTACCTGATGTTGATGAATTTTTAATTAATCGTAAAGTAAAAGATTCTTTAGAAGTTAAATTAACTTTCAATAAGCATTATGCAATTCAAGAATTTGCAGGAAAAACTGCAAAAATTGAAATTAAAAATATTGAAATTATTAAAGATACAGCATCAAATAATGATGAATTAGAGCAATTAAAATCTCAATTAGCACAAGCGCAGTTAGAATTAATTAATAAAGATAAACGTATTGTTGAACTTGAGATGCAATATAAAAGAGCAGAATGAACATTTAAAGAAAAAGCTACTGAATTAACAACAAAAGCAAAAGAACAAGTTGAAGCAAAACAAAATGAATTGGTTGAAAAAATGAATCAAGAAAAAGCACAAATCAAAAAATATGCTTTACAAAAATTCTTAGAAGACTTTATCGAACCATTCAATAACTTCCAACTTGCAAATCAAGCAGGTATTAATTCAGATGATGCAAAAGTTAAAAACTATTGTTTAGGTTTCTCAATGATTGCACGTCAATTCATTATGCTTTTAGAACAACATAATGCAAGTTTAATTGAACCACAAGTCGGTGCAGAGTTTAATCCAGAACAAGAAGAAGTAATTGATTTCGTTCAAGACGAGACAAAAGCAAATAATACAATTGTAAGACTTGTACGTTATGGTTTAAAAATTGAAGATAGATTAGTGAAACCAGCATCAGTTGTAGTGGTAAAAAACAACTAA
- the dnaK gene encoding molecular chaperone DnaK has product MSKEIVLGIDLGTTNSVVTVMENKQAVVLENPNGKRTTPSVVAFKGDEIIIGDAAKRQVETNPNTVVSIKRLIGTNKTVKANGKEYKPEEISAMILQYMKDYAEAKLGQKVSKAVITVPAYFDNAQREATKIAGKIAGLDVLRIINEPTAAALAFGLEKTHKTMKVLVYDLGGGTFDVSVLELENGTFEVLSTSGDNHLGGDDWDHEIVNWLINKIKSEYNHDVTTDKMAMARLKEAAEKAKIDLSNQSTTSINLPFLAVTANGPLNVELELKRSEFEAMTAHLLDRTRKPIQDALKEAGIAASDLDEVLLVGGSTRMPAVQEMVRLTLGKEPNRSINPDEVVSIGAAIQGAVLAGDIQDVLLLDVTPLTLGIETLGGIATPLIARNTTIPVTKSQIFSTAADNQEEVTISVIQGERQMAADNKLLGRFNLSGIEKAPRGVPQIEVSFTIDVNGITKVTAKDVKTNKEQSITIENSSKLSEEEIERMVKDAEMNREADKKRKEDAEVIVKAETLVAQIKKAQADQGDNVDPKAKETTDKLVSELEELIAKKDIEALKTKTEQLEEMVKNFANQAAENKSSQQPNNEEVVEEAEVVNE; this is encoded by the coding sequence ATGTCTAAAGAAATAGTATTAGGAATTGACTTAGGGACAACAAACTCAGTTGTTACAGTCATGGAAAACAAACAAGCAGTTGTTTTAGAAAACCCAAATGGTAAAAGAACAACTCCATCAGTAGTTGCTTTCAAAGGTGATGAAATTATTATTGGGGACGCTGCTAAAAGACAAGTAGAAACAAACCCAAACACAGTTGTATCTATTAAAAGATTAATTGGTACAAATAAAACAGTTAAAGCAAATGGTAAAGAATATAAACCAGAAGAAATTTCAGCAATGATCTTACAATACATGAAGGACTATGCTGAAGCTAAATTAGGTCAAAAAGTATCAAAAGCAGTTATTACTGTTCCAGCATACTTTGATAATGCTCAACGTGAAGCTACAAAAATTGCAGGTAAAATTGCAGGTTTAGATGTATTAAGAATTATTAATGAACCTACAGCCGCAGCATTAGCTTTCGGACTTGAAAAAACACACAAAACAATGAAAGTTCTTGTATACGATTTAGGAGGGGGAACATTTGACGTTTCTGTACTTGAATTAGAAAACGGAACATTCGAAGTATTATCAACTTCAGGAGATAACCACCTTGGTGGGGACGACTGAGATCACGAAATCGTAAACTGATTAATTAACAAAATTAAATCAGAATACAACCACGATGTTACAACAGACAAAATGGCTATGGCTCGTTTAAAAGAAGCTGCTGAAAAAGCGAAAATTGATTTATCAAACCAATCAACAACATCAATCAACTTACCATTCTTAGCAGTTACTGCAAACGGACCATTAAACGTTGAATTAGAACTTAAACGTAGTGAATTTGAAGCTATGACAGCTCACTTATTAGATAGAACAAGAAAACCAATTCAAGATGCATTAAAAGAAGCAGGAATTGCTGCAAGTGATCTTGATGAAGTATTACTTGTTGGAGGATCAACAAGAATGCCTGCTGTACAAGAAATGGTACGTTTAACTTTAGGTAAAGAACCTAACCGTTCAATTAACCCTGATGAAGTTGTATCAATCGGTGCTGCAATTCAAGGTGCTGTATTAGCAGGAGATATTCAAGACGTATTACTTCTTGATGTTACTCCATTAACATTAGGAATTGAAACATTAGGTGGAATTGCAACTCCATTAATTGCAAGAAACACAACAATTCCTGTAACAAAATCACAAATCTTCTCAACAGCAGCAGATAACCAAGAAGAAGTTACAATTAGCGTAATTCAAGGTGAAAGACAAATGGCTGCTGATAACAAATTACTTGGACGTTTCAATTTATCAGGAATCGAAAAAGCTCCTAGAGGTGTACCACAAATCGAAGTAAGTTTCACAATCGATGTTAACGGTATTACAAAAGTTACAGCAAAAGATGTAAAAACAAATAAAGAACAATCAATCACAATCGAAAATTCATCTAAATTATCAGAAGAAGAAATCGAAAGAATGGTTAAAGATGCTGAAATGAACAGAGAAGCAGATAAAAAACGTAAAGAAGATGCTGAAGTTATCGTTAAAGCTGAAACATTAGTTGCACAAATCAAAAAAGCACAAGCAGATCAAGGTGACAACGTTGATCCTAAAGCTAAAGAAACAACAGATAAATTAGTATCAGAATTAGAAGAATTAATTGCTAAAAAAGACATTGAAGCATTAAAAACAAAAACAGAACAATTAGAAGAAATGGTTAAAAACTTCGCTAACCAAGCAGCAGAAAACAAATCTTCACAACAACCAAATAATGAAGAAGTAGTTGAAGAAGCTGAAGTTGTAAACGAATAA
- a CDS encoding DUF262 domain-containing protein: protein MSDFSINKLDAENFDIYNEKKINMIADCECESTKNIGISSLFKILNNRQSKYVIPEYQREYVWDKKMLINLFKDFKLILNSNSVYYNEHFLGFMIIKQLTSPNQKITNRIIDGQQRLVTLVIFLCVIRDYIIEDQEKIKNSEYSEIAAQINEWLQIDNLEPRIKYDDEFKSPIKEDFKNIIMHEMSNEKSKHNKKTQIIDAYHKLKSLFTKLLTEEQEEHQNVSEVNYLRKLVFTLTQKMFFALISLTADPNSNKFPIENRIFESLNNNGKKLEQYDLVKNYLINLWKYSSDDKRTKEKKKEFSNKFWPFIDTLKKEKNNFFYQFVKTYKSDNSKVREQDYYDAFKNIVEIKLESDFIKTIELLGSFKDKYKYFLIEPKSTQKINKTDDLYVQRFYYKKFNNHVSLPILIKLKEIIEDNNNQYDENILIEMLKRLNSYLMRRICVSGGDGLKDDNNVLLRFYYENLNNNNDISDIIVKFDRFVAKREVTTTKNPDNTLINNSFFEKDFYQNKKTAKWLKNYFDYLVNVKNKTWLNNQYIDIDSYTIEHFIPQNPNSDWKQILSDDDYKAISKIGNLFIFNQSENSKLSNKSFEEKKKLITEKFGFVLKFNTTVLNEKKWGFEEVEKRTELLYKYFIECFPDYCDRYRNQDDKNEETTKIKIEHKDINAPIVDKKMKLPSVKSKNVKNKENDNSISAILANKEFIDNYLINDEIDLRLTFRVRNEETKGKIATMKVLPDGKIKVLKGSAIKKYWDPNAVKKPEVIQLREDEAKLEDIGSDYIWILKEDVVLDNITDVQDFTIGTHRGCPKRLISKQKHKYIEDVYVEWKTKKESL from the coding sequence ATGAGTGATTTTTCAATTAATAAACTAGATGCAGAAAATTTTGATATTTATAATGAGAAAAAAATAAATATGATAGCCGATTGTGAATGCGAAAGCACCAAAAATATCGGTATTAGCTCATTATTTAAAATATTAAATAATCGTCAGTCAAAATATGTAATACCCGAATATCAAAGAGAATATGTATGAGATAAAAAAATGCTTATAAATTTATTTAAAGATTTTAAATTAATTTTAAATAGCAATAGCGTATACTACAATGAACATTTCTTAGGTTTCATGATAATTAAACAATTGACATCTCCTAATCAAAAAATCACTAATCGTATTATTGACGGCCAACAACGTTTAGTAACATTGGTTATATTTTTATGTGTAATTAGAGATTATATAATAGAAGATCAGGAAAAAATAAAAAATAGTGAATATAGTGAAATTGCTGCACAAATAAATGAATGATTACAAATAGATAATCTAGAACCAAGAATAAAATATGATGATGAATTTAAGAGTCCTATCAAAGAAGATTTTAAAAATATCATTATGCATGAAATGTCAAATGAAAAATCCAAACATAATAAAAAAACACAAATTATTGATGCATATCACAAACTTAAATCTCTTTTTACAAAATTATTGACTGAAGAACAAGAAGAGCACCAAAACGTTAGCGAAGTAAATTATTTAAGAAAATTAGTATTTACGTTGACACAAAAAATGTTTTTTGCATTGATAAGTTTGACGGCTGATCCAAATTCAAATAAATTTCCAATAGAAAATAGAATTTTTGAATCGCTGAATAATAATGGTAAAAAACTCGAACAATATGATTTAGTTAAAAACTATTTAATAAATTTATGAAAATATTCAAGTGATGACAAAAGAACAAAGGAAAAGAAAAAAGAGTTTTCAAACAAGTTTTGACCGTTTATAGACACCCTTAAAAAAGAAAAAAATAATTTTTTCTATCAATTTGTCAAAACATACAAAAGCGATAATAGCAAGGTAAGGGAGCAAGATTATTATGATGCTTTCAAGAATATTGTAGAAATAAAATTAGAAAGTGATTTTATTAAAACTATCGAATTATTAGGAAGTTTTAAAGATAAATATAAGTATTTTCTAATCGAACCTAAATCAACACAAAAAATAAATAAGACTGATGATTTATATGTCCAAAGGTTTTATTACAAAAAATTCAATAACCATGTTTCATTACCTATATTAATAAAATTAAAAGAGATTATCGAAGATAACAATAACCAATATGATGAAAACATTTTAATAGAAATGCTAAAAAGATTAAATAGTTATTTGATGAGAAGAATATGTGTTTCAGGAGGTGATGGTCTTAAAGATGATAATAATGTTTTATTAAGATTTTATTACGAGAACTTAAATAATAATAATGATATTTCAGATATTATAGTTAAATTTGATAGATTTGTTGCCAAACGTGAGGTAACTACTACAAAGAATCCTGATAATACCCTTATTAATAATAGTTTCTTTGAAAAAGATTTTTATCAAAATAAAAAAACAGCTAAGTGGTTAAAAAATTATTTTGATTATTTAGTTAATGTAAAAAACAAAACTTGATTAAATAACCAATATATTGATATCGATTCATACACAATCGAACATTTTATTCCTCAAAATCCAAACTCAGATTGAAAACAAATATTATCCGATGATGATTATAAAGCTATTAGCAAAATTGGTAACTTATTTATTTTTAATCAATCTGAAAATTCAAAATTAAGTAATAAAAGTTTTGAAGAGAAAAAGAAATTAATTACTGAAAAGTTTGGGTTTGTATTAAAATTCAATACAACTGTCCTAAACGAAAAAAAATGAGGTTTTGAAGAAGTCGAAAAAAGAACCGAACTTCTTTATAAATACTTCATAGAATGTTTTCCAGACTATTGTGATAGATATAGAAACCAAGATGATAAAAATGAGGAAACGACCAAAATTAAAATCGAGCATAAAGATATAAATGCTCCAATTGTAGATAAAAAGATGAAGTTACCTTCAGTAAAATCAAAAAATGTCAAAAACAAAGAAAATGATAATTCTATTTCTGCAATATTAGCTAATAAAGAATTTATAGACAATTATTTAATAAATGATGAGATAGATTTAAGATTAACTTTCAGAGTTAGAAACGAAGAAACAAAAGGGAAAATAGCTACTATGAAAGTATTGCCTGATGGCAAAATTAAGGTTCTAAAAGGTTCTGCAATTAAGAAATATTGAGATCCAAACGCCGTTAAAAAGCCTGAAGTAATTCAATTAAGAGAGGATGAAGCAAAATTAGAAGATATCGGTAGTGATTATATTTGAATTTTAAAAGAAGACGTAGTTCTAGATAATATTACCGATGTTCAAGATTTTACTATAGGAACACATCGTGGGTGTCCTAAAAGATTAATTTCTAAACAAAAGCACAAGTACATCGAAGATGTATATGTTGAATGGAAAACTAAAAAAGAATCGCTATAA